One Paenarthrobacter aurescens TC1 DNA window includes the following coding sequences:
- a CDS encoding putative iron ABC transporter, substrate binding protein (identified by match to protein family HMM PF01497) codes for MASLLPRRALLKTAGTATAALAAVALSLTGCSTGPSTSAPASSEAASAAFPVTIKNVFGETTIKEQPKRVVTVSWVNDDVAIALGVVPVGVPKNEWGNNDKGSTPWKDAALEKLGAGFGTDKAPVQFSEADGINFTEIAKLSPDVILAAYSGLEEADYKKLSEIAPVVAQPELAFGTPWQESTTIIGKALGKEAEAKKLIEDTEATIQDKVSKYPQIKDKTFIYGNLDPVTPASTGFYTAIDNRPRFLSEIGMKLAPVVTQNTKTSTDFFIPWSAEKANELDSDVFITWVADTATADTIKADPLFSQIPAVKKGSFIADTNSSLTLSLSASSPLSLPWALDTFLPQLGAAADAAGK; via the coding sequence GTGGCTTCCCTTCTCCCACGCCGCGCCCTGCTCAAAACAGCAGGAACCGCGACGGCCGCCCTGGCCGCCGTCGCTCTTTCCCTCACTGGCTGCTCCACTGGCCCCTCCACCTCGGCTCCAGCCTCTTCCGAGGCAGCATCCGCGGCTTTCCCGGTGACCATCAAGAATGTTTTTGGTGAGACCACCATCAAGGAACAGCCCAAGCGCGTAGTTACCGTCTCGTGGGTCAATGATGACGTCGCGATCGCCTTGGGCGTTGTCCCCGTTGGTGTTCCGAAGAACGAGTGGGGCAACAACGACAAGGGCTCAACACCTTGGAAGGACGCAGCACTGGAGAAGCTCGGCGCCGGTTTTGGCACCGACAAGGCTCCGGTCCAGTTCTCCGAGGCTGACGGCATCAACTTCACCGAGATCGCAAAGCTCAGCCCGGACGTTATCCTGGCCGCATACTCGGGCCTGGAAGAGGCTGACTACAAGAAGCTCAGCGAAATCGCCCCCGTTGTGGCACAGCCGGAGCTCGCTTTTGGTACGCCGTGGCAGGAAAGCACCACCATCATCGGCAAGGCCCTCGGCAAGGAAGCCGAGGCCAAGAAGCTGATCGAGGACACCGAGGCCACCATCCAGGACAAGGTCTCCAAGTACCCGCAGATCAAGGACAAGACCTTCATCTACGGCAACCTCGATCCAGTGACGCCTGCTTCCACCGGCTTCTACACGGCCATCGACAACCGCCCGCGCTTCCTCTCCGAAATCGGCATGAAGCTCGCTCCCGTGGTTACGCAGAACACCAAGACGTCCACGGACTTCTTCATCCCGTGGTCCGCTGAGAAGGCCAACGAGCTCGATTCCGATGTCTTCATCACCTGGGTCGCGGACACTGCCACCGCCGACACCATCAAGGCTGACCCGCTCTTCAGCCAGATTCCTGCCGTCAAGAAGGGCTCCTTCATCGCTGACACGAACTCGAGCCTTACCTTGTC